A DNA window from Centroberyx gerrardi isolate f3 chromosome 5, fCenGer3.hap1.cur.20231027, whole genome shotgun sequence contains the following coding sequences:
- the LOC139925929 gene encoding glutathione hydrolase 7-like, with product MPQFPLWSGSKICSLVPAADLSHLPNEIPLRQLASGSPKLSDEGHSCLKETDNDPLPGRPRADCPWQDTLIPIYVASVTFAIGVTIALILQIYLGEMASQVFIKGVLVSDHERCTALGQKVLQDRGSSVDAAIAATLCLGVVHPHVSGVGGGGVMLVHDIHKNETRVINFQETAPYALKEEMLQNVSQLKPGLQVGVPGMLRGLHQAHNLYGRMSWEDVVSRAAEVAREGFNVSLSLSEAISEVKGEKLPGRFRNMFFPGGRALLPGSFLRMPRLAGVLEADLSDFYNGNLSQEMEDEVRANGGVLSREDISNYSVEVGQAVEGLYHEFKVQVPPPPSVGAALISALNLLEGFHLNENNSTANDTYHWIAESLKAALAMASGLGDPMRDASVTELLSEMLSKSHADVLRQMISYSHASPPEHYSTVHFLQGESVAGQVVVMGPDDLTVSVASSLSRPFGSRIITPSGILLNSHILDFSWPNKTQGPLLTNQRNRVQPGKRPLSSLMPTLVVPPWHKCGIYMALSNSDGDHSLSGITQVLINALSSHKEINESLSLGRLHPQLQPNSLLVDSEFPEEDVQMLHEKGHMVQRVKTLSVVQAVQRNRDIITAMAEPHSAIV from the exons TGGTAGCCCCAAGTTGTCTGACGAAGGCCACTCCTGCCTcaaagagacagacaatgaCCCACTTCCTGGACGACCCAGGGCAGATTGCCCCTGGCAGGACACGCTCATTCCAATCTATGTTGCATCTGTCACCTTTGCCATAGGAGTCACCATTGCTTTGATCCTGCAAATTTACCTGGGGGAAA TGGCTTCTCAGGTCTTTATAAAAGGTGTGCTGGTGTCGGACCATGAGCGCTGCACAGCGCTTGGCCAGAAGGTCCTTCAAGATCGAGGATCCAGTGTAGATGCAGCTATTGCTGCCACCCTCTGTTTGGGTGTTGTGCATCCACATGTGTCAGGTGTTGGTGG AGGAGGGGTGATGCTGGTTCATGACATCCATAAAAATGAAACCAGGGTGATCAATTTTCAAGAAACGGCACCTTATGCACTCAAAGAGGAGATGCTGCAAAATGTTTCACAACTAAAG CCAGGTCTGCAAGTAGGAGTACCAGGCATGCTCAGAGGGTTACACCAAGCTCACAATCTGTATGGGAG AATGTCATGGGAGGATGTGGTCTCCAGAGCTGCTGAGGTAGCCAGAGAAGGTTTCAATgtgtctctcagtctct CTGAGGCCATATCAGAGGTAAAAGGTGAGAAGCTACCGGGACGTTTCAGGAACATGTTCTTCCCAGGCGGTCGAGCTCTGCTTCCCGGCTCGTTTCTGAGGATGCCGCGTCTTGCAGGAGTCCTGGAAGCTGACCTGTCTGACTTCTACAATGGGAACCTATCGCAAGAGATGGAGGATGAG GTGCGAGCAAATGGAGGAGTCCTAAGCAGAGAGGACATCAGTAACTACAGTGTAGAAGTTGGACAAGCTGTGGAAGGCCTGTATCATG AATTTAAAGTTCAagtccctcctcccccatctGTTGGTGCAGCCTTGATATCAGCCCTCAACCTTTTGGAGGGCTTCCACCTCAATGAGAACAATAGTACAGCCAATGACACGTACCACTGGATTGCTGAG TCTCTCAAAGCAGCTCTAGCTATGGCCAGCGGTTTGGGAGACCCCATGCGTGACGCTTCAGTCACCGAGCTGCTCTCTGAGATGCTAAG CAAGAGTCATGCTGATGTGCTGCGCCAGATGATCAGTTACTCACATGCATCTCCACCTGAGCATTACTCCACTGTCCACTTCCTCCAGGGTGAGTCAGTGGCTGGCCAGGTGGTGGTCATGGGACCAGACGACCTCACTGTGTCAGTGGCAAG TTCCCTGAGCAGGCCATTTGGGAGCAGAATCATAACCCCCTCAGGCATTCTCCTCAACAGCCACATCCTTGACTTCTCCTGGCCAAACAAAACCCAAGGGCCACTCCTAACCAACCAG AGAAACAGAGTCCAGCCAGGGAAGAGGCCCCTGTCATCTCTCATGCCCACACTAGTGGTGCCACCCTGGCACAAGTGTGGGATCTATATGGCACTAAGCAATTCAGATGGAGACCACAGTTTGAGTGGGATTACCCAG GTGTTGATAAATGCATTGTCCTCCCATAAAGAGATAAATGAGAGCCTCTCCCTGGGAAGACTCCATCCCCAGCTTCAACCAAACAGCCTTCTTGTAGACT CCGAATTTCCAGAAGAGGACGTGCAGATGTTGCACGAAAAGGGTCACATGGTTCAACGGGTGAAGACACTTTCTGTGGTCCAGGCTGTCCAGAGGAACAGGGATATTATTACGGCCATGGCAGAACCTCATTCTGCCATAGTTTAA
- the cyld2 gene encoding ubiquitin carboxyl-terminal hydrolase CYLD, with protein METKADAKEKFFIVTRGKARKGFSRGCIGRVEAETQRGELMGLLYSGGNNAGGPKSGGIVRREDTYPLTRHQAQLLLFVSPSSKRLELLCNPQLFSAICELSQDDLVVVKYKKGHLPGLVRNLMQIGRKEKQEDLHMLGFEVEFVDTDHSLSSKKSAPLPLFSAADIIQVVPAYSVPFGQHWRDSHSGGLNRKAVSRINSMPNMGSRGPQLRENHAGQSITQSQSPNPSQVHLEVGSTVEVVSNTGVTVYGVIRWMGVPGGKTNEWAGIELDYEVNGCSDGSYGGQRYFSCKASMALFVPVTMCSPDSRFHRSSTGKETPKPTERPPVPPLEDSEEDAPPIPESEVLSLLVGRMKGIQGHFNSCYLDATLFSLFSSSMTLDNICHKPADTEQSINCTLRKEIVNRLRRQGFVPAESVMNFRKQLGCDTFQTEEKDPEEFITVLFQRVLCMEPLLKLRSRGETSQDAFTFQIILEKEQVGQMPTVQQLLDTSFLSCDLKFEEIPSCLMVQMPRFGKKYKMFPHIIPSTELDITDLLHNSPRECFICGRLAEHECLQCLPDRKLQPGRIKQYCTTCNTQVHTHPSRQGHSHRALAVPAETPADAPVPRHMMQLFAVLCIHTSHYVSFVKYGPDPHSWLFFDSMADRCGDDQSGYNIPEIRACPELGDFLSQSEEELARANPSQAGELVRRLLCDSYMFLYQKPSTPQIKPSGA; from the exons ATGGAGACCAAAGCTGATGCAAAGGAGAAGTTCTTCATCGTGACACGAGGGAAGGCGAGGAAAGGCTTCTCCAGGGGATGTATTGGCCGCGTGGAGGCAGAGACGCAGCGGGGGGAACTGATGGGACTGCTGTACAGCGGCGGCAACAACGCGGGCGGCCCCAAGAGCGGGGGCATCGTGAGGCGGGAGGACACGTACCCGCTCACCCGCCACCAGGCCCAGCTGCTGCTCTTCGTGTCCCCCTCCAGCAAGCGCCTGGAGCTGCTGTGTAACCCCCAGCTGTTCTCGGCTATCTGCGAGCTGTCTCAGGACGACCTGGTGGTGGTGAAGTACAAGAAGGGACACCTGCCGGGCCTGGTGAGGAACCTGATGCAGATCGGGAGGAAGGAGAAACAAGAGGACCTGCACATGCTTGGCTTCGAGGTGGAGTTCGTG GACACTGATCATAGTCTGTCATCCAAGAAATCTGCTCCTCTACCACTGTTCAGTGCAGCGGACATCATCCAGGTGGTCCCAGCTTACTCTGTCCCCTTTGGACAGCACTGGAGGGACAGCCACAGTGGGG GTCTAAACAGAAAGGCGGTGTCACGCATCAACTCAATGCCAAATATGGGCTCTCGCGGACCTCAGTTGAGGGAAAACCATGCGGGCCAGAGCATCACTCAAAGTCAAAGTCCTAACCCCTCCCAGGTGCATCTGGAGGTGGGATCCACGGTGGAGGTGGTGTCCAACACAGGGGTCACAGTGTATGGGGTCATCCGCTGGATGGGGGTCCCCGGAGGAAAGACCAATGAATGGGCAGGGATTGAATTG GACTATGAGGTGAATGGCTGCTCTGATGGGAGTTATGGAGGCCAGAGGTATTTCTCCTGCAAAGCGAGTATGGCTTTGTTTGTTCCTGTTACGATGTGCAGCCCCGACAGCAGGTTCCACCGCTCCTCTACTGGAAAGGAGACCCCCAAACCCACAGAACGTCCCCCAG TCCCCCCATTAGAAGACTCAGAGGAGGATGCACCGCCTATCCCTGAATCAGAGGTCTTGTCGTTGTTAGTGGGAAGAATGAAAGGGATCCAGGGTCACTTCAACTCCTGTTACCTCGATGCCACACTCTTCAG TTTGTTCAGCTCATCCATGACCCTGGATAATATCTGCCACAAGCCTGCTGACACAGAACAATCCATAAACTGCACTCTCAGAAAAGAGATTGTCAACCGTTTACGCAG ACAAGGGTTTGTGCCTGCTGAGAGTGTGATGAACTTCCGTAAACAGCTTGGCTGTGACACCTTCCAAACAGAGGaaaaag ACCCTGAAGAGTTCATCACAGTCCTTTTTCAGAGGGTGCTTTGCATGGAGCCACTGCTTAAGCTCAG ATCGAGAGGAGAGACATCGCAAGATGCCTTCACCTTCCAGATCATTCTGGAAAAAGAGCAGGTGGGACAGATGCCCACCGTCCAACAGCTGCTGGACACCTCCTTCCTGTCATGTGACCTCAAGTTTGAAGAG ATCCCATCCTGTCTAATGGTGCAGATGCCGAGGTTTGGAAAGAAGTATAAGATGTTTCCTCACATCATCCCCTCCACAGAGCTGGACATCACAGATCTCCTACACAACT CTCCTAGAGAGTGCTTTATCTGTGGGCGTTTGGCAGAGCACGAGTGCCTCCAGTGTCTGCCAGATCGCAAACTGCAGCCAGGGAGAATCAAACAGTACTGCACCACCTGCAACACACAG GTGCACACCCATCCCTCCCGGCAGGGCCACTCCCACAGAGCGCTGGCGGTCCCAGCAGAGACGCCCGCCGATGCCCCTGTGCCCAGACACATGATGCAGCTGTTTGCTGTTCTCTGTATTCACACCAGCCACTATGTGTCCTTTGTAAAATACGGCCCTGACCCTCACTCCTGGCTCTTCTTTGACAGCATGGCAGACAGATGCG GTGATGACCAAAGTGGTTACAACATTCCAGAGATCAGGGCTTGTCCGGAGCTGGGCGACTTCCTGTCCCAGTCGGAGGAGGAGCTAGCGCGGGCCAACCCCTCCCAAGCCGGAGAACTGGTGCGCAGGCTGCTGTGTGACtcctacatgtttttataccagAAGCCGTCCACACCACAAATAAAACCATCAGGAGCCTAA
- the top1a gene encoding DNA topoisomerase I, like codes for MSGDHSHNDDQIDCGSRVNDSHKHKEKYKDKEHKHKDHKKDKEREKSKYGSSDHKDFSDKKHRDKEREKMKHKDGSTDKHKHKDKEKKMKSLDGKIKKEKENGFASPPHVKSEPEEDFYHSPKSLKRERDDDNDSEFKPKKIKIENDKKAKKRKQDDDEDIKPKKTKNKKGVVSDGKKKAKKEPEEKWKWWEEERYTDGSKWRFLEHKGPVFAPPYEPVPSNVKFYYDGKHMKLSPEAEEVATFFAKMLDHDYTTKDVFRKNFFKDWRKEMTAEEKTKITDLKKCNFADMNEYFKAQSEARKAMSKEDKLKIKEENERILQEYGFCIMDNHKERIANFRIEPPGLFRGRGDHPKMGMLKRRIRPEDIIVNCSKDSKHPKPPPGTKWKEVRHDNKVTWLVSWTENIQGSIKYIMLNPSSRIKGEKDWQKYETARRLKKCVDRLRAQYRDDWKSKEMRIRQRAVALYFIDKLALRAGNEKEEGETADTVGCCSLRVEHINLYPEKDGQEYVVEFDFLGKDSIRYYNKVPVEKRVYKNLQLFMENKEPDDDLFDRLNTSILNKHLQELMDGLTAKVFRTYNASITLQQQLKELTSPDENIPAKILSYNRANRAVAILCNHQRAPPKTFEKSMQNLQTKIDAKKDQLSDAKRELKSAKADAKVRRDEKSKKAVETKKKAVQRIEEQLMKLEVQATDREENKQIALGTSKLNYLDPRISVAWCKKWGIPIEKIYNKTQREKFAWAIDMADDDFEF; via the exons ATGAGTGGGGATCATTCCCACAACGATGACCAG ATTGACTGTGGCTCTCGGGTCAATG ATTCTCACAAGCATAAAGAAAAGTACAAGGATaaggaacacaaacacaaggaccACAAGAAGGATAAGGAACGGGAGAAATCAAAATATGGCAGCAG TGACCACAAGGACTTCTCtgacaaaaaacacagagacaaggagagggagaagatgaaGCACAAAGATGgaagcacagacaaacacaagcacaaggACAAGGAGAAGAAG ATGAAGTCCCTTGATGGCAAAatcaaaaaggaaaaagagaatggTTTTGCCAG tcCTCCACATGTGAAGTCTGAGCCTGAGGAGGACTTCTACCACTCTCCTAAGTCTCTGAAGAGAGAACGGGATGATGATAATGA CTCTGAATTCAAGCCTAAGAAAATAAAGATCGAAAATGACAAGAAGGCCAAAAAGAGGAAACAAGACGATGATGAG GACATTAAgcccaaaaagacaaaaaacaagaaaggagTAGTCTCTGAcggaaaaaagaaagcaaagaaaGAGCCAGAGGAGAAGTGGAAATG gtgggaggaggagagatacaCAGACGGCTCCAAGTGGAGGTTTCTGGAACACAAAGGGCCAGTGTTTGCTCCACCTTATGAGCCTGTTCCCAGCAACGTCAAATTTTACTACGATG GTAAGCACATGAAGCTCAGTCCAGAAGCCGAAGAGGTGGCCACCTTCTTTGCCAAAATGCTGGACCACGACTACACCACAAAGGATGTCTTCCGGAAAAACTTTTTTAAAGACTGGAGGAAG GAAATGACTGCAGAGGAAAAGACTAAGATCACAGACCTGAAAAAGTGCAACTTTGCCGATATGAACGAATACTTCAAGGCGCAGTCTGAAGCCAGAAAGGCAATGTCAAAGGAAGACAAACTG aaaataaaagaagagaATGAGCGCATCCTGCAGGAGTATGGCTTCTGCATCATGGACAACCACAAGGAACGTATTGCTAATTTCCGCATTGAGCCCCCTGGCCTGTTCCGCGGCCGTGGAGACCACCCCAAAATGGGCATGCTTAAACGTCGGATCAGACCTGAAGACATCATCGTCAACTGCAGCAA AGACTCCAAGCACCCCAAGCCTCCCCCAGGCACCAAGTGGAAGGAGGTTCGTCATGACAACAAGGTGACCTGGCTGGTGTCTTGGACGGAGAACATCCAAGGCTCCATCAAGTACATCATGCTGAACCCCAGCTCTAGGATCAAG ggaGAGAAGGACTGGCAGAAGTACGAGACGGCCCGTAGACTAAAGAAGTGTGTGGATCGCCTGAGAGCCCAGTACCGTGACGACTGGAAGTCCAAAGAGATGAGGATCCGACAGAGGGCTGTGGCTCTCTACTTCATTGACAAG CTGGCTCTGAGAGCGGGTaatgagaaggaggaaggagagactgCGGACACAGTGGGCTGCTGCTCGCTCAGAGTTGAACACATCAACCTCTACCCAGAGAAAGATGGTCAAGAATATGTGGTGGAGTTTGACTTCCTGGGTAAAGACTCCATCCGCTACTACAACAAAGTCCCTGTGGAGAAGAGG GTATATAAGAATCTTCAGTTGTTCATGGAGAACAAGGAGCCGGATGATGACCTGTTTGACCGTCTGAAT acctccaTTCTGAACAAGCACCTTCAGGAGCTGATGGACGGGCTGACGGCCAAAGTTTTCCGTACCTACAACGCCTCCATCACCCTGCAACAACAGCTGAAGGAGCTCACCAGTC CGGATGAAAACATTCCTGCCAAGATCCTGTCCTACAACAGGGCCAACAGAGCTGTGGCCATCCTGTGTAACCATCAGAGGGCTCCACCCAAGACCTTTGAGAAGTCTATGCAGAACCTGCAGACTAAG ATTGATGCAAAAAAGGACCAGCTTTCTGATGCCAAGAGAGAACTGAAGAGCGCCAAGGCTGATGCCAAAGTACGGAGAGATGAGAAATCCAAAAA GGCTGTGGAGACCAAGAAGAAGGCAGTTCAGAGGATAGAGGAGCAGCTGATGAAGCTGGAAGTGCAGGCGACTGATCGTGAGGAGAACAAGCAGATTGCCCTCGGCACTTCCAAGCTCAACTATCTGGACCCTCGCATCTCTGTGGCTTG GTGTAAGAAGTGGGGCATTCCCATTGAGAAGA